The following are encoded in a window of Ensifer adhaerens genomic DNA:
- a CDS encoding GntR family transcriptional regulator, with amino-acid sequence MEEPLRDSRTLAVQLRDRIADLIKDKGLRPGDRLPTEAQLTQRFKISRPALREALKLLEQDDVINVEHGRGRFVSALSAVQVDRPITVFESVTDMARHYGYRTVNKVLSISEEAPDACVAESLRLGPADRVIRIERIRLHEDEPILYCIDYMPRSLIEGRLYDIDWSGSLMQLMEEYGNRPRMSAASVSAVMLPDDIVERHGLKDFGPALLITETCFNAAGAPVNYAIDYHRGSHFSFSLVRK; translated from the coding sequence GTGGAGGAGCCCCTTCGCGATTCACGCACCCTCGCTGTCCAGCTCCGGGACCGGATCGCCGATCTTATCAAAGATAAAGGGCTGAGGCCGGGCGACAGGTTGCCGACCGAAGCACAGCTGACGCAGCGGTTTAAGATTTCTCGGCCGGCGCTGCGCGAGGCGCTGAAACTGCTCGAACAGGACGATGTGATCAATGTCGAGCATGGCCGTGGCCGGTTCGTCTCGGCGCTCTCAGCCGTGCAGGTCGATCGACCGATCACCGTCTTCGAGAGCGTTACGGACATGGCGCGGCACTACGGCTACCGGACGGTCAACAAGGTACTTTCGATCTCCGAGGAGGCGCCGGACGCGTGCGTCGCCGAGAGCCTAAGGCTTGGCCCGGCGGACCGTGTGATCCGTATCGAGCGCATCCGCCTGCACGAGGACGAGCCGATCCTCTACTGCATCGACTACATGCCGCGCAGCCTCATTGAAGGGCGCCTCTACGACATCGACTGGAGCGGCTCGCTGATGCAGCTCATGGAGGAATACGGCAACCGCCCGCGCATGTCGGCGGCCAGCGTTTCCGCTGTCATGCTGCCGGACGACATTGTCGAGCGTCATGGTCTGAAGGACTTCGGCCCAGCGCTTCTCATCACCGAAACTTGTTTCAACGCCGCCGGCGCGCCGGTGAACTACGCCATCGACTACCATCGCGGCAGCCATTTCTCCTTCAGCCTCGTTCGTAAATGA
- a CDS encoding LacI family DNA-binding transcriptional regulator, giving the protein MVQKPATLKDVAALANVSRATAARALNSYGYVGDETAQKIQAAAEKLGYRGNRLAQALRSGQLPIVGCILGDIQNPFFARIAHDIEVLAREFGHNLIIGSSEEELAQEISLLASLRSLSIRGFIVAPTSEGNNAHLQGLVDENVPLVLIDRVAEGVDCDSVVVDNEGGARKAVEYLIGMGHTRIGLLQDDMRIFTSRERRSGYRSALAAAGIAADDRMVAVSQSTVEHAVDATIRLFSQKTPPTSLFTVDSLMTQGALLAFRSMGVSIPHDVSLIGFDDFNLATFTDPQITVVSQPVSEIGRTAARVLFERLTGKDEPPRKIRFETKLIVRGSVSRRGGV; this is encoded by the coding sequence ATGGTTCAGAAACCGGCGACTTTGAAGGATGTGGCGGCGCTGGCCAATGTGTCGCGCGCGACGGCCGCCCGGGCTCTCAACAGTTACGGATATGTCGGCGACGAAACCGCCCAAAAGATCCAGGCGGCCGCGGAAAAGCTGGGCTATCGCGGCAACCGCCTCGCGCAGGCGCTGCGTAGCGGGCAATTGCCGATCGTCGGTTGCATCCTCGGCGATATCCAGAACCCGTTCTTCGCCCGCATCGCGCACGATATCGAGGTCCTCGCCCGCGAGTTCGGGCACAATCTCATCATCGGCAGCAGCGAGGAGGAGTTGGCGCAGGAAATTTCCCTTCTGGCGAGCCTCCGGTCACTAAGCATCCGCGGCTTCATCGTCGCGCCGACCTCGGAGGGCAACAACGCCCACCTCCAGGGTCTGGTCGACGAGAACGTGCCGCTGGTGCTGATCGACCGTGTCGCAGAGGGCGTCGATTGCGACAGCGTCGTCGTCGACAACGAGGGCGGCGCCCGCAAGGCCGTCGAATACCTGATCGGCATGGGCCATACCCGCATCGGCCTGTTGCAGGACGACATGCGTATCTTTACCTCACGCGAGCGCAGGAGCGGCTATAGGTCGGCGCTCGCCGCGGCCGGGATCGCGGCCGACGACCGTATGGTCGCCGTGTCGCAATCCACCGTGGAGCACGCGGTCGATGCGACCATACGGCTCTTCAGCCAGAAGACACCGCCGACGTCGCTTTTCACCGTCGACAGCCTGATGACGCAGGGCGCGCTCCTGGCCTTTCGATCAATGGGGGTTTCCATCCCGCACGACGTCTCGCTCATCGGTTTCGACGACTTCAATCTGGCGACTTTCACCGATCCGCAGATTACCGTCGTTTCGCAGCCCGTCTCCGAGATTGGCCGCACGGCTGCTCGGGTGCTGTTCGAAAGGCTCACTGGCAAAGACGAGCCGCCGCGCAAAATTCGCTTTGAAACCAAGCTGATAGTTCGCGGCTCGGTGAGCCGCCGCGGCGGCGTCTGA
- a CDS encoding SIS domain-containing protein, which yields MLNFDRDRFVTIQSGAVAIADDMRALMRGLLDDGLERIFFMGTGGVQFLTQPAIELARALTVFPVSAAYSAQVVLEPPAGLNEKALVVLPSLSGTTKESVQLLAFLKERGVKTLSLTGHKDTPLGRDADYNFTNFAEDDTSSESFYLQTLLIVLALLAERGEYADFDATVGELALLPELLVSVKEGYEAEAAALAREIKDETYHIFTGAGSVWPEAHYYGMCILEEMQWIRTRPVQASDFFHGTLELVEPGVSLFIFKGEDAFRPLTDRVENFAKRYTDKVRVLDAAAADLPGVSARTRSLISPIVLATMLERLSAHLEVLRDHPLTTRRYYKRVEY from the coding sequence ATGCTCAACTTCGATAGAGATCGCTTTGTGACGATACAAAGCGGTGCAGTCGCAATCGCCGACGACATGCGCGCCCTGATGCGCGGTCTGCTCGACGACGGTCTGGAACGCATTTTCTTCATGGGGACCGGCGGCGTGCAGTTCCTAACCCAGCCGGCCATCGAGCTTGCGCGCGCTTTGACGGTATTCCCGGTTTCGGCCGCCTATTCGGCGCAGGTCGTGCTGGAGCCCCCGGCGGGCCTCAACGAGAAGGCGCTGGTCGTGCTGCCCTCGCTGTCGGGCACGACCAAGGAAAGCGTGCAGCTTCTCGCCTTCCTTAAGGAGCGCGGGGTGAAGACGCTGTCGCTCACCGGGCACAAGGACACGCCGCTCGGCCGCGACGCCGACTACAACTTCACCAATTTCGCCGAAGACGATACGTCCTCGGAATCCTTCTACCTCCAGACCCTGCTCATCGTGCTCGCGCTGCTGGCCGAGCGCGGCGAATACGCCGATTTCGACGCGACGGTCGGCGAACTGGCGCTGTTGCCGGAGCTATTGGTTTCGGTGAAGGAGGGCTACGAGGCCGAGGCCGCCGCGCTCGCCCGGGAAATCAAGGACGAAACCTACCACATCTTCACCGGCGCCGGTTCCGTCTGGCCGGAAGCGCACTACTACGGCATGTGCATTCTGGAGGAAATGCAGTGGATCCGCACGCGCCCCGTGCAGGCATCCGACTTCTTCCACGGCACGCTGGAACTGGTGGAACCGGGTGTCAGCCTCTTCATCTTCAAGGGCGAGGATGCCTTCCGCCCATTGACGGACCGCGTGGAGAACTTCGCCAAGCGCTACACCGACAAGGTGCGCGTTCTCGATGCGGCTGCCGCCGACCTTCCGGGCGTCTCGGCCAGGACGCGCAGTCTCATCTCGCCGATTGTCCTGGCGACCATGCTGGAGCGCTTGAGCGCGCATCTGGAGGTGCTGCGCGACCATCCGCTGACCACGCGCCGCTACTACAAGCGCGTCGAATATTGA
- a CDS encoding ABC transporter substrate-binding protein yields the protein MKANPFLSTTSLGSIAAAAFVIGSVAAASGAEPVVADPNATVDYSGTVSVLTKFGLQQLSPFFVDAARDYEKLHPGVKVDLIQESDDSVKGKTKALVASNSLPDVYFTWTGSWGENFVRGNRAVDLTPVIGPDTEWGKSLATAAVSAFQYNGKLYGIPLYLDAKFMGYNESLFEKAGVAEPKSFEELLGACAALKKSGVTPISFGNKEGWPGVHYAGQLLAYNVPQATLEKDFIPATAEFADPGYVASLTQFKQLIDECSNGSGTNGSSYASALQQFSNGKSAMYYQEIIEFDQSTADGALKREDFGFFKLPVPKDAKGDPKAVEGAPEGYMINAASKNIPLAIDFMRFVTSAENGKVLSAPPYGQPSATVGGYSVDAMNPAVVDGLKVIADASYLMPWLDTANPPRVAAAWFSGLQALIGGSMTPEEVMERVKEAATSSK from the coding sequence ATGAAAGCCAATCCGTTCTTGAGCACGACGAGCCTCGGGTCGATCGCTGCTGCCGCCTTCGTCATCGGCAGCGTCGCTGCTGCATCTGGCGCGGAGCCGGTCGTCGCCGATCCCAATGCGACGGTCGACTATTCCGGCACGGTCAGCGTGCTGACGAAATTCGGTCTGCAGCAGCTTTCTCCCTTCTTCGTCGATGCCGCCCGGGACTATGAAAAGCTCCACCCCGGCGTGAAGGTCGACCTCATCCAGGAGAGCGACGACAGCGTGAAGGGCAAGACGAAGGCGCTCGTGGCCTCCAATTCGCTGCCCGACGTCTATTTCACCTGGACGGGCAGCTGGGGTGAGAATTTCGTGCGCGGCAACCGCGCCGTCGATCTGACCCCGGTCATCGGTCCGGATACCGAATGGGGCAAGTCGCTCGCGACCGCTGCCGTCTCCGCCTTCCAGTACAATGGCAAGCTTTACGGCATTCCGCTTTATCTCGACGCCAAGTTCATGGGCTACAACGAGAGCCTGTTCGAAAAGGCGGGTGTCGCTGAGCCCAAGTCCTTCGAGGAGCTGCTCGGCGCCTGCGCCGCCCTGAAGAAATCCGGCGTCACGCCGATCTCCTTCGGCAACAAGGAAGGCTGGCCGGGCGTGCACTATGCCGGGCAGCTGCTAGCCTACAACGTGCCGCAGGCCACGCTCGAAAAGGATTTCATCCCTGCTACGGCCGAATTTGCCGATCCCGGTTATGTCGCCAGCCTCACACAGTTCAAGCAGCTCATCGACGAATGCTCTAATGGTTCAGGCACGAACGGCTCATCCTACGCCTCGGCCTTGCAGCAGTTCAGCAACGGCAAGTCCGCCATGTACTATCAGGAAATCATCGAGTTCGACCAGTCGACCGCGGACGGTGCGCTGAAACGGGAAGATTTCGGCTTCTTCAAGCTGCCGGTGCCGAAGGATGCCAAGGGAGACCCCAAGGCGGTCGAAGGCGCGCCGGAAGGCTACATGATCAATGCGGCTTCCAAGAACATTCCGCTTGCGATCGATTTCATGAGGTTCGTCACCTCGGCCGAAAACGGCAAGGTTCTCTCCGCGCCGCCTTATGGCCAGCCGAGCGCGACGGTCGGCGGATATTCGGTAGACGCCATGAACCCGGCCGTGGTCGACGGCCTCAAGGTGATCGCCGACGCCTCCTATCTGATGCCCTGGCTCGATACCGCCAATCCGCCGCGCGTTGCGGCCGCCTGGTTCTCCGGTCTCCAGGCGCTGATCGGCGGCTCCATGACACCCGAAGAGGTCATGGAACGGGTCAAGGAAGCAGCGACTTCGTCCAAGTAA
- a CDS encoding carbohydrate ABC transporter permease, whose protein sequence is MTVMKHEQNGEAVKIGFAGPDRAQSHRFGPLAGILSFRWVLVAFVLILWFVYYPIIDNFVVSTKNQDIFTGETAFIGLDNYRRLQGDPVVWTAIVNNTLYAVISVIFQVFGAFVLAALIEGLADERWRRFWRAVYFIPSAISITVTGLLFYFIYQPDIGLMDSALTQLGLAEWSRAWLGEEGTAIYAIIAMSQWQGFGYSTLLFAIAIQKIPRELYDAAIMDGAGTWRRLWNITFPLTREMTGLMVIVTITGAFQVFNEVMVMTGGGPNNSSQVLGTWLYQQGFIENDFGYGAAIATVIFVITLITGFAQLWYTKRRRVDL, encoded by the coding sequence ATGACTGTCATGAAGCACGAGCAGAATGGTGAAGCCGTCAAAATCGGCTTCGCCGGGCCGGACCGGGCGCAAAGCCATCGGTTCGGCCCGCTGGCCGGGATCCTGTCGTTTCGCTGGGTGCTGGTCGCGTTCGTCCTGATCCTGTGGTTTGTCTATTATCCCATCATCGACAATTTCGTCGTGAGCACGAAGAACCAGGACATCTTCACAGGCGAGACCGCTTTTATAGGACTGGACAATTACCGCCGCCTGCAGGGCGACCCGGTCGTCTGGACGGCGATCGTCAACAACACGCTCTATGCCGTCATCTCCGTCATTTTCCAGGTTTTCGGCGCGTTCGTGCTGGCGGCCCTCATCGAGGGGCTTGCTGATGAGAGATGGCGCCGGTTCTGGCGCGCCGTCTATTTCATACCCTCGGCCATCTCGATCACCGTCACCGGCCTTCTATTCTATTTCATCTACCAGCCCGATATCGGCCTAATGGATTCGGCGCTGACGCAGCTCGGGCTTGCGGAGTGGTCGCGCGCCTGGCTCGGCGAGGAGGGCACCGCGATCTACGCTATCATCGCCATGAGCCAGTGGCAGGGTTTCGGTTATTCGACTCTGCTGTTCGCTATCGCGATCCAGAAGATCCCGCGCGAACTCTACGACGCGGCGATCATGGACGGGGCAGGGACTTGGCGGCGCCTATGGAACATCACCTTTCCGCTCACCCGCGAAATGACCGGCCTGATGGTAATCGTCACGATCACCGGTGCGTTCCAGGTCTTCAACGAGGTCATGGTGATGACCGGCGGTGGGCCGAACAACAGCAGCCAGGTGCTCGGCACATGGCTTTACCAGCAGGGTTTCATCGAAAACGACTTCGGTTATGGCGCGGCCATCGCAACGGTTATCTTCGTCATCACGCTGATCACCGGCTTCGCGCAGCTCTGGTACACCAAGAGACGGAGGGTCGATCTGTGA
- a CDS encoding carbohydrate ABC transporter permease, translated as MSVTYQPRETERTDFAAVLAKTCLVTFLISLGFVVLYPLFWMAMNGFKTNAEIFGNPFALPSGFSIANYISAWNQGIRNYIATSVIVTLGSAVCTVLVSAWTAYGLTRSKLPGKPFFVGIVLGGLMLSPTVAVIPLVRMMQGLGLYNTYWALIILYTAFRIPFTTFLIRAYMLGLPRDLDEAATMDGASEGQIFRKVTLPLCKPILVSCVILHVLFAWNEYLFAMIFTSGADLQTLPVGLTSIMAKHGTNYAVVFAAMTLSALPIVITFFAAQRFFIRGLAEGIGK; from the coding sequence GTGAGCGTCACCTATCAACCGCGGGAAACCGAGCGCACCGACTTCGCCGCCGTGCTGGCGAAGACCTGCCTCGTTACCTTCCTGATCAGTCTCGGCTTCGTCGTGCTCTATCCGCTGTTCTGGATGGCGATGAACGGCTTCAAGACCAATGCCGAAATCTTCGGCAACCCCTTCGCGCTGCCGAGCGGCTTCAGCATCGCAAACTATATCTCGGCCTGGAACCAGGGCATCCGGAATTACATCGCGACAAGCGTCATCGTCACGCTCGGATCGGCCGTCTGCACGGTGCTGGTCAGCGCCTGGACAGCCTATGGCCTCACGCGTTCGAAATTGCCCGGAAAGCCGTTTTTCGTCGGCATCGTGCTCGGTGGCCTCATGCTAAGCCCGACGGTCGCGGTCATCCCACTCGTGCGCATGATGCAGGGCCTTGGCCTCTATAACACCTATTGGGCGCTGATCATCCTCTATACCGCCTTCCGCATTCCCTTCACGACCTTCCTGATCCGCGCCTACATGCTCGGGCTGCCGCGGGATCTCGACGAGGCCGCCACCATGGACGGTGCCAGCGAAGGGCAGATTTTCCGGAAGGTGACGCTGCCGCTGTGCAAGCCGATCCTGGTGTCCTGCGTCATCCTGCATGTGCTCTTCGCCTGGAACGAGTATCTCTTCGCGATGATCTTCACCAGCGGCGCGGATTTGCAGACGCTGCCCGTCGGCCTCACCTCCATCATGGCAAAGCACGGAACCAACTATGCCGTCGTCTTCGCCGCCATGACGCTCTCCGCACTTCCCATCGTCATCACCTTCTTCGCCGCCCAGCGCTTCTTCATCCGCGGGCTGGCCGAAGGCATCGGAAAATAG
- a CDS encoding sugar phosphate isomerase/epimerase family protein: MLKRNQLIGANFSFQHHSFRWTAEKLSAMGLQQMELWGIAPHLDLFHDNRARLAEVKAILGDNGLAVRCFTPEQVLYPINIASGDSAYREASVERFMQAADVCAELGAQYLFLTPGRGFECESRQTAWANSIQSINRIAAHACALGVSCLLEPLQRLESNIVTNADALESFWRALDGDDIDIVLDLVAMATAEDSVGDYFARFGKRIAHVHVVDGTPAGHLAWGDGNLPLDDYIGQLGRHGFAGTLTFEPFGNGSYALDPVSAWRRCLEAIAPHLDETDTE; the protein is encoded by the coding sequence ATGTTGAAACGAAACCAGCTCATCGGTGCGAACTTCTCCTTTCAGCACCATTCCTTCCGCTGGACAGCCGAAAAGCTCAGCGCCATGGGCCTTCAGCAGATGGAGCTCTGGGGCATCGCCCCGCATCTCGATCTCTTCCACGACAACCGCGCACGGCTTGCGGAGGTGAAGGCGATCCTCGGCGACAACGGATTGGCCGTACGTTGCTTCACGCCAGAGCAGGTTCTTTATCCGATCAACATCGCCTCCGGCGACAGCGCCTACCGCGAGGCCAGCGTCGAGCGTTTCATGCAGGCCGCCGATGTCTGCGCGGAGCTGGGAGCGCAATATCTCTTCCTGACGCCGGGCCGCGGCTTCGAGTGCGAAAGCCGACAAACCGCCTGGGCCAATTCGATCCAGTCGATCAACCGGATCGCCGCCCATGCGTGCGCGCTTGGCGTCTCCTGCCTGCTGGAGCCGCTGCAGCGCCTCGAAAGCAACATCGTCACCAATGCCGATGCGCTTGAGAGCTTCTGGCGCGCGCTCGACGGTGACGATATCGATATCGTTCTCGACCTCGTCGCCATGGCGACGGCAGAAGACAGCGTCGGCGACTATTTCGCGCGCTTCGGCAAGCGCATCGCGCATGTGCATGTCGTGGATGGAACGCCAGCGGGGCATCTTGCCTGGGGCGACGGCAACCTGCCGCTCGACGACTATATCGGGCAGCTTGGCAGGCACGGTTTCGCCGGCACGCTGACTTTCGAACCTTTCGGCAACGGCTCCTATGCGCTCGACCCCGTTTCCGCCTGGCGGCGATGCCTCGAAGCCATTGCACCCCATCTCGATGAAACGGACACAGAATGA
- a CDS encoding PfkB family carbohydrate kinase: protein MTKANPNLIAVGDNCLDAYLSKGFVTVGGNALNVAVQWRQQGLNARYFGALGPDAEGDIMLAAIAEAGLDRNDVEIRPGASAVTLLTDDAGERRFLLESLGVGEDYVPNADRYEALRQADWLHLGTNSSERLIRRLVADGIPFSIDISTRHFDLSLDGVPLVFASGPDDPTKPVEPLIARFRAAGAREVVVTCGRRGSFYHDGSTVFAAGSVPVTVVDTCGAGDSFIATFIMSRFFADLSGQAALDSAAERASETCTHLGGFPQPIRPIPEWLLKKYDDVIGSTERAGT from the coding sequence ATGACGAAGGCCAATCCCAACCTGATCGCCGTCGGCGACAATTGCCTCGATGCCTATCTGAGCAAAGGGTTCGTCACCGTGGGCGGCAATGCCCTCAATGTCGCCGTCCAATGGCGGCAACAGGGGTTGAATGCCCGCTATTTCGGTGCGCTGGGCCCGGATGCGGAAGGCGATATCATGCTTGCCGCCATCGCGGAGGCGGGGCTTGATCGCAACGATGTCGAAATCCGTCCCGGCGCGTCTGCTGTGACGCTGCTGACGGACGATGCCGGCGAGCGACGTTTCCTTCTCGAGTCGCTCGGAGTGGGCGAGGATTATGTTCCAAATGCTGATCGCTACGAGGCGTTGCGGCAAGCCGACTGGTTGCATCTCGGCACAAATTCCAGCGAAAGGCTCATCCGCCGGCTCGTCGCCGATGGCATTCCCTTCAGCATCGACATTTCCACACGGCATTTCGACCTTTCGCTCGATGGCGTGCCGCTTGTCTTCGCCTCCGGTCCGGACGATCCGACCAAGCCGGTCGAGCCGCTGATCGCGCGGTTCAGGGCCGCGGGCGCACGAGAGGTCGTCGTCACCTGCGGCAGGCGGGGATCCTTCTATCATGATGGTTCGACGGTGTTCGCGGCGGGTTCTGTGCCGGTCACGGTCGTCGATACCTGCGGTGCAGGGGACAGCTTCATCGCGACCTTCATCATGTCGCGGTTCTTCGCAGACCTGTCCGGACAGGCCGCGCTCGACAGCGCCGCCGAAAGAGCATCCGAGACCTGCACCCATCTCGGCGGCTTCCCGCAGCCCATCCGGCCAATCCCGGAATGGCTGCTTAAGAAATATGACGATGTCATCGGCAGCACCGAGAGGGCGGGAACATGA
- a CDS encoding NAD(P)/FAD-dependent oxidoreductase — translation MNTITMRPPVAAPKGDRSFWLQSIAADAVTPPLKGSADCDVAIVGGGYAGLWTALRIKEQAPETRVSVLEADFCGSGASGRNGGQVHSWFAEIDMLRALVGEDDALMLCRATADAIEELNGLQASGAIDMDLRLDGWLWTASSTAQEGAWAAARDLSRTLAEDRLHPLQRADILRRTGSDVSYVGIIEERAGTVQPAKLALGLRRLALERGIIIHEQSPVLEIVPGSTPQLRTACGVLSAGKVVLAANAWLSAIAELHAYLYVVSSQVIATAPARDVLEQIGWTDGASICDAQQHVLYYQRTPEGTVVFGRGTGGIAYADRIDARFNRSGDGGADNIREMHRVYPELKHVPVLYDWSGPIDCTAQHLPVFGHLKDHANIFYAMGFNGTGIAQTPVAGRIMASLVLGRDDAWSRCGLVGIEKRTRLPPEPLRYLGARVVRHAIRRKNDLEIINRKPGPVTRFLAGLAP, via the coding sequence ATGAACACCATCACGATGAGGCCGCCCGTCGCGGCACCGAAGGGCGATCGTTCCTTCTGGCTGCAGAGCATTGCGGCGGATGCCGTCACGCCGCCCCTCAAGGGCAGCGCGGATTGCGACGTCGCGATCGTCGGCGGTGGCTATGCCGGCCTGTGGACTGCGCTGAGGATCAAGGAACAAGCGCCCGAAACGCGTGTCTCCGTGCTCGAAGCGGATTTCTGCGGTTCCGGAGCTTCCGGTCGCAACGGCGGCCAGGTCCATAGCTGGTTTGCCGAAATCGACATGCTGCGCGCGCTTGTCGGCGAGGATGACGCGCTCATGCTGTGCCGGGCGACCGCCGACGCCATCGAGGAGCTTAATGGCCTGCAGGCCTCCGGTGCCATCGACATGGATCTGAGACTCGACGGCTGGCTGTGGACGGCAAGTTCGACCGCGCAGGAGGGGGCCTGGGCTGCGGCCCGCGACCTCAGCCGGACGCTCGCCGAGGACCGCCTGCATCCGCTCCAGCGCGCCGATATCCTGCGCCGCACCGGCTCGGACGTCTCCTATGTGGGCATCATCGAGGAGAGGGCGGGAACCGTGCAGCCCGCAAAGCTCGCCCTCGGCCTGCGACGGCTCGCCCTCGAAAGGGGGATCATCATCCATGAGCAGAGCCCGGTTCTCGAAATCGTGCCCGGTTCCACGCCGCAACTGCGCACAGCATGCGGCGTGCTTTCCGCCGGCAAGGTGGTGCTCGCCGCAAATGCCTGGCTTTCGGCCATCGCGGAATTGCATGCCTATCTCTACGTGGTTAGCAGCCAGGTCATCGCGACGGCGCCGGCGCGCGATGTCCTGGAGCAGATCGGCTGGACGGACGGCGCCTCGATCTGCGATGCGCAGCAGCATGTGCTCTACTACCAGCGCACGCCCGAGGGCACCGTCGTCTTCGGCCGGGGCACGGGGGGCATCGCCTATGCCGACCGCATTGACGCCCGCTTCAATCGGAGCGGCGACGGCGGCGCCGACAATATCCGCGAGATGCACCGGGTGTATCCTGAGTTGAAGCATGTGCCTGTCCTTTACGACTGGAGCGGCCCGATCGATTGCACGGCGCAGCACCTGCCGGTCTTCGGCCATCTGAAGGACCACGCGAACATCTTTTACGCGATGGGCTTTAACGGTACGGGCATCGCGCAAACGCCCGTCGCCGGCCGCATCATGGCAAGCCTTGTGCTCGGGCGTGACGACGCCTGGAGCCGGTGTGGGTTGGTTGGCATTGAAAAGCGCACGCGGCTTCCGCCCGAGCCGCTGCGCTATCTCGGCGCGCGCGTCGTGCGGCATGCCATCCGGCGCAAGAACGATCTCGAGATCATCAACAGAAAGCCGGGTCCGGTCACGCGGTTCCTGGCCGGGCTCGCGCCCTGA
- a CDS encoding ABC transporter ATP-binding protein — translation MADLSLRNIRKAYGDLEVLHGIDLEMRSGEFIVFVGPSGCGKSTLLRSIAGLETITSGDLVINGERMNAVAPSKRGISMVFQSYALYPHMTVYENMAFGLRITGTPKAEIDMRVRKAGEILQLDEYLQRHPKALSGGQRQRVAIGRAIVRNPRVFLFDEPLSNLDAALRVATRIEIAKLKQSMPEVTMIYVTHDQVEALTLADRIVVFKDGNIEQVGTPTDLYRKPANLFVAQFIGSPAMNILKGKVVGRSATSARCQLDCGVVLDIEAERGSLSRGEAISVGIRPENIRIGDSHGTDPTFAGTVDLVEHLGEVQILYLDLNGAREKFLVKVDGESAFSRTQSVNFTARRRDIHIFDTAGRAVRS, via the coding sequence ATGGCCGATTTATCGCTGAGAAACATTCGCAAGGCTTATGGTGATCTCGAAGTCCTGCACGGCATAGACCTTGAGATGAGGTCGGGCGAGTTCATCGTCTTCGTCGGCCCGTCTGGGTGCGGGAAATCCACTCTGCTGCGCTCGATTGCCGGCCTTGAGACAATCACGTCAGGCGACCTCGTCATCAATGGCGAGCGAATGAATGCCGTCGCGCCCTCCAAGCGCGGCATCTCCATGGTGTTCCAGTCCTATGCGCTTTACCCGCATATGACCGTCTACGAGAACATGGCCTTCGGACTGCGTATCACCGGAACGCCGAAGGCGGAGATCGATATGCGGGTGCGAAAGGCGGGCGAAATACTCCAGCTCGACGAGTACCTACAACGCCACCCGAAGGCGCTTTCCGGCGGGCAACGGCAGCGCGTGGCGATCGGGCGTGCCATTGTGCGAAATCCGCGGGTCTTTCTATTTGATGAGCCCCTGTCCAATCTGGATGCCGCGCTGCGCGTCGCCACCCGCATTGAGATCGCCAAGTTGAAGCAGAGCATGCCGGAAGTAACGATGATCTACGTCACCCACGACCAGGTCGAGGCGCTGACGCTGGCGGACCGTATCGTCGTCTTCAAGGACGGCAACATCGAGCAGGTCGGCACGCCGACCGATCTCTACCGCAAGCCGGCGAACCTCTTCGTCGCGCAATTCATCGGCTCACCGGCAATGAACATCCTTAAAGGTAAGGTCGTGGGCCGTTCCGCGACATCGGCACGCTGCCAGCTTGACTGCGGTGTGGTCCTTGATATTGAGGCAGAACGTGGCAGCCTTTCAAGGGGCGAGGCGATCAGCGTCGGCATTCGCCCGGAAAACATACGGATAGGCGACAGTCATGGGACGGATCCGACATTTGCCGGAACCGTCGATCTCGTGGAGCATCTCGGCGAGGTGCAAATACTCTATCTGGACCTGAACGGCGCCCGTGAAAAGTTTTTGGTCAAGGTCGATGGGGAGAGTGCATTTTCACGCACGCAGAGCGTTAATTTCACCGCGCGCCGCCGGGATATCCACATCTTCGACACTGCGGGAAGAGCCGTTCGAAGCTAG